GTCGCGCCGCTGTGGCGCGGACGCGAGCAGGAGATCACGGCGCAGGCCGAGGAGCTCCTCGCCCGGTTCAAGCTCGACACCAAGCGCGACGACTTCGCCGGCTCCCTGTCGGGCGGTCAGCGCAAGCTGCTCGAGATGGCGCGCGCACTCATGGCGAAGCCGCGGATGATCATGCTCGACGAGCCGATGGCCGGCGTGAACCCCGCGCTCACCCAGTCGCTGCTCGGGCACATCCAGGCGCTGCGCGACGACGGCACGACCGTGCTGTTCGTCGAGCACGACATGCACATGGTGCGGCACATCTCCGACTGGGTGATCGTCATGACCGAGGGCCGCATCGTCGCCGAGGGGCCGCCGGAGTCCGTCATGCAGAACCCTGCCGTGATCGACGCCTACCTCGGCGCGCACCACGACACCGACCTCGGGGACGACGCGCTCCTCGACGACGCCGTGCTCGAGCAGCTCCGGGCCGAGGACGAGGAGGGGTCGCGATGAGCGACGCGATGGACGCCGTCACCCGGGACGACCACGACGCCGCCCCGGCCGACACGGCGGTCGCCGTCGGCGACCGCGCCGCGCTGCACCGCGGAGCGCCTCCCGGCGAGCCGCTCCTGGCCGCGACCGACCTGGTCGCCGGCTACCTGCCCGGCGTCGACATCCTCAACGGGTGCAACCTCGTGCTGCACCCCGGCGAGCTCGTCGGCATCATCGGGCCGAACGGGGCGGGCAAGTCGACCCTGCTGAAGTCGCTGTTCGGGCTCGTCCCCGTCCGCTCCGGGTCGGTCACGCTCGGCGGCGAGGCCATCACGAACCTGCGCGCCGACCACCTCGTGCGGCGCGGCGTCGGGTTCGTGCCGCAGACGAACAACGTGTTCCCCTCGCTCACGATCGAGGAGAACCTCCAGATGGGGGCCTACCAGGCGCCCCGGAAGTTCAACGAGAGGTTCGCGTTCGTCGCGGACCTGTTCCCGACGCTCGGCGAGCGCCGCAAGCAGCGGGCAGGGTCCCTGTCGGGCGGCGAGCGGCAGATGGTCGCGATGGCGCGCGCGCTCATGATGGAACCGACCGTCCTGCTGCTCGACGAGCCGTCCGCGGGCCTGTCCCCGGTCAAGCAGGACGAGACGTTCCTGCGGACGCGGCGCATCAACAAGGCGGGCGTGTCGGTGGTCATCGTCGAGCAGAACGCCCGGCGCGCGCTGCAGATCTGCGACCGCGGCTACGTGCTCGACCAGGGCCGGAACGCCTACTCCGGGCCGGGCCGGGACCTCATGCACGACCCGAAGGTGATCCAGCTGTACCTGGGCACGCTCGCGACGGACGTCGAGAGCGCGGCGCGCCGCACCGACGACACGGGAACCGCGACGCCCGCCTGACCCGGTCCCGCCGTGCTGCGGCCCGCGGGGCAGGACCTCCTCCCCCGCGGGCCGCGGCGCGTCACAGCCCGTAGCGCGGCTTCAGGTGCCGCCACCAGTCCCGGAACATCCAGGCGTCGAACTCCGTGATGGCGGCGGCCGACCCCGCGCGCATCACGAACCGCTGCACGCCCGTCGGGGTCCAGTCGTAGAAGTCGTCCAGGCCGAACGTGTGCCCGATCTCGTGCTGCAGGATCGTCACGTCCGGGCTGTCGAGCGCGCCGAGGAAGTACTCGGTGCCCATCCGCTGCCCCCAGTCCCCGCCCGCGCCACCGCCGAACCCGTCGCTCAGCCAGAACGACTGGTCGTAGTGCCGCTCCGCCCCGCCCGGGTACCGGCCGTCCTGGTGGAAGAACCGCCCGAGCGACTCCGGGCACTGCGGCGCGTTCTCGCGGATGTCACCGACGTACACGTCGACCGACGCGTCGGTCCACTGCAGCAGCGACCGGTCCCGCACCGCCCAACCGACGACCCGGATGTCGACCTCCGGGTACGGCCAGCCGTTCCAGCGCGTCCCGTCGGCGTTCAGGAGCGTCGCGAACCACTTCCGGTACTGCGCCTCGTACTGCGCGTGGATGCGGTCGCGCTGCGCCGCCGTGACCGTCTTCGTGGAGTCCCACCGCACGCAGATGTTCAGGTACCCGCCGTTGGCGACCACCTGGTCCCAGCCGTAGTTGCGGAAGCCGTAGAGGTTGCCGTTGTTGTAGGTCTGCTCCTGGTGCCGCCACACCTCGTCGAGCGGCGCGACGAGGGCGGCGGGCGGGTTCCAGGCGGTCGGCGCGGCCGTCGGGGTCGGCGTCGGCGTCGGCGTGGGCGTGGGGGTGGGCGTGACGGTCGGCGTCGGGGTGCGGGTGGCCGTCGGCGTGGGCGTCGGGGTGCGCGTCGGGGTGGGCGACGTGGTCGGGGTCGGCTGGCCGGCCACCGTGCACGCGACCCCGTTCAGCCGGACGTCCGCCGGTGAGGGCGTGCGGCCGTTGTGCGTCGCGTTGAAGCCGACCGTCCACGTCTCGCCCGCCGTGAGGTGCTGCTTCCACGCAGGGGCGCGGGCGGTGACCGCCGTGCCGCTCGTCGTGAGGTCGGCGTTCCACCCCTGCACGAGGTTCTCCCCGGCGGTGAACGTCCAGGTGAGCTGCCAGCCGTCGACGGGCTGGTCGACGGTGACGGCGAGGTTGCCGGTGAAGCCGGTGCTCCACGACGACACGACCGCGTAGCGGGCGGTGCAGCCCGCGGCGGCCGCGGCGGCGGTCCCGGGCACCGCGGCGCCCGCCGCGGCGAGCAGGGCGACGGCCCCGGCGGTGACGGCACGGGCTGTGGCCCGTCGGCGGGTGGGTCTCACGTGCGGCATGGGCGCTCCAGACGTCGGGCGACCGGCGTCTCGCGTGCGGTCGCAGCGGGTGCAGGGGCGGCACGCTAGTGACGTCGAAGCGCTTCCGTCTGCGGCCTGAACCCTTTCAGGCCTCGTTTCGTCGGCGTGCCCCGCGTGTCACCCGGGTCCCGGCGCCCCCGCCGCGTCCGTGCGTCCGGGCTCGACATCGACGTCGCGGTGCGGCAGCCCGGTGATGCCCAGCTCGTCGGCGAGGAACAGAAACGCCTTGCCGTACGGGTGGTCGCGCACGTCGTGCCGCACCCGGTCCCAGTCGATCTGCTCCCGCAGGGCGCGGACGATCGCCAGCAGGCGGCCGAAGTCGCACGCGTGCTCGCCCAGCACCCGCATCTTCGCCGACACGATGTCCGTGGCACCGAGCACCGGCATCCGGACCGCGAGCACCTCGAGCTCGTCGCTGCGCGCCAGGAGCTCGCGCGTCACCGGCTGCCCGACCATCCGGAACAGCACGTCGACCAGCTGCCCGTGGTGGAACGCCTTGAACAGCCAGTTCTCCGCCGGCTGCTCGACGACCAGCCCCGCCGCCGCGATCGCCGCCTTGGCCCGGTCGACGTCCTCCTCGGTCACGGCGAAGTCCGCGTCGTGGCTCGGCTCGGGTGCCCCGCGCGCCCACGACGCGTACCCGCCCACGAGCGCGAACGGGATCTG
The sequence above is a segment of the Cellulomonas fimi genome. Coding sequences within it:
- a CDS encoding ABC transporter ATP-binding protein, with the translated sequence MSDAMDAVTRDDHDAAPADTAVAVGDRAALHRGAPPGEPLLAATDLVAGYLPGVDILNGCNLVLHPGELVGIIGPNGAGKSTLLKSLFGLVPVRSGSVTLGGEAITNLRADHLVRRGVGFVPQTNNVFPSLTIEENLQMGAYQAPRKFNERFAFVADLFPTLGERRKQRAGSLSGGERQMVAMARALMMEPTVLLLDEPSAGLSPVKQDETFLRTRRINKAGVSVVIVEQNARRALQICDRGYVLDQGRNAYSGPGRDLMHDPKVIQLYLGTLATDVESAARRTDDTGTATPA
- a CDS encoding ABC transporter ATP-binding protein, which produces MPTEPPAAVPSTATPSTAARDAAIAALRDVPHEPGARKPDPILVADDVRRHFGGVNAVDVDHVEIQRGAITALIGPNGAGKTTLFNLLTGFDKPNSGRWTFDGKSLGGVPAARVARAGMVRTFQLTKALNRMTVIENMRLGATQQPGENLFAALVAPLWRGREQEITAQAEELLARFKLDTKRDDFAGSLSGGQRKLLEMARALMAKPRMIMLDEPMAGVNPALTQSLLGHIQALRDDGTTVLFVEHDMHMVRHISDWVIVMTEGRIVAEGPPESVMQNPAVIDAYLGAHHDTDLGDDALLDDAVLEQLRAEDEEGSR
- a CDS encoding cellulose binding domain-containing protein, with the translated sequence MPHVRPTRRRATARAVTAGAVALLAAAGAAVPGTAAAAAAGCTARYAVVSSWSTGFTGNLAVTVDQPVDGWQLTWTFTAGENLVQGWNADLTTSGTAVTARAPAWKQHLTAGETWTVGFNATHNGRTPSPADVRLNGVACTVAGQPTPTTSPTPTRTPTPTPTATRTPTPTVTPTPTPTPTPTPTPTAAPTAWNPPAALVAPLDEVWRHQEQTYNNGNLYGFRNYGWDQVVANGGYLNICVRWDSTKTVTAAQRDRIHAQYEAQYRKWFATLLNADGTRWNGWPYPEVDIRVVGWAVRDRSLLQWTDASVDVYVGDIRENAPQCPESLGRFFHQDGRYPGGAERHYDQSFWLSDGFGGGAGGDWGQRMGTEYFLGALDSPDVTILQHEIGHTFGLDDFYDWTPTGVQRFVMRAGSAAAITEFDAWMFRDWWRHLKPRYGL